The Cuculus canorus isolate bCucCan1 chromosome 16, bCucCan1.pri, whole genome shotgun sequence genome includes a region encoding these proteins:
- the TLDC2 gene encoding TLD domain-containing protein 2 — protein sequence MKAPSCPHAHHWAARGACDLALSLLLGLRLWNPACLLFLLPWGSPTPLNFPVVLLPWGLQGAHLFLPQPSQDEELPVGCRETDREEQLGCEGAPPAAPAERRSLEETSTLVLSTPSNILRDGEIQELGPHLPLRLTQQPWRLLYSTAQDGFSLRTLYRCGAQPGSPALLLIRDTEAQAFGAFSATTICCSSSFYGTGETFLFSFSPELKVFKWTGRNNFFMKGDVDLLMVGGGSGRFGLWLDRDLHHGGSHPCETFNNETLSRREEFCIQDLEVWGPA from the exons ATGAAAGCACCTTCCTGTCCCCACGCGCACCACTGGGCAGCGAGAGGAGCTTGTGACCTGGCTTTGTCCCTTCTGCTGGGGCTGAGGTTGTGGAATCCTgcctgcctcctcttcctcctcccctggggcagccccacaccctTGAACTTCCCTGTGGTGCTGCTCCCTTGGGGCCTGCAGGGTGCTCACCTCTTCCTGCCTCAGCCCAGCCAGGATGAGGAGCTGcctgtgggatgcagggagacagacagagaggagcagctgggctgcGAGGgagcaccaccagcagccccagcagaaAGGCGGTCTCTGGAGGAGACATCCACGCTGGTGCTGAGCACACCAAGCAACATCCTGCGGGATGGGGAGATCCAGGAG CTGGGCCCCCACCTGCCCCTCCGGCTGACGCAGCAGCCCTGGCGCCTGCTGTACAGCACCGCACAGGATGGCTTCAGCCTGCGGACCCTGTACCGGTGTGGAGCCCAGCCAGGCTCCCCGGCTCTGCTGCTCATCAGGGACACGGAGGCACAG GCCTTCGGTGCTTTCTCTGCCACCACcatttgctgcagcagcagcttctacGGGACGGGGGagaccttcctcttctccttctccccagagCTGAAG GTGTTCAAGTGGACTGGCAGGAACAACTTCTTCATGAAAGGGGATGTGGACCTGCTGATGGTTGGTGGGGGCAG TGGTAGATTTGGGCTATGGCTGGACAGAGACCTGCACCACGGTGGCAGCCACCCCTGCGAGACCTTCAACAACGAGACCCTCTCGCGCCGGGAGGAATTCTGCATCCAGGACCTGGAAGTGTGGGGCCCGGCCTGA
- the SAMHD1 gene encoding deoxynucleoside triphosphate triphosphohydrolase SAMHD1 isoform X2 — protein sequence MGSPGAAWGTGPAKRARRGGGPGASPDTEGSDPRRPRESGGTGSMKLERREPRDCLPDERLKVLACLNKLRQQDVDVMKVFNDPIHGHIEIHPLLVRIIDTPEFQRLRYIKQLGGTYFVFPGASHNRFEHSIGVGYLAGCLVRELKERQPELNITQRDILCVEIAGLCHDLGHGPFSHMFDGRFIPLTRPDLKWKHETASVEMFEHLIASNKLEEVMKSYGLVLEEDIDFIKEQIGGPIDETACGESWPYRGRQKEKSFLYEVVANKKNGIDVDKWDYFARDCHHLGIQNNFDYRRLLKFIRVCEVKNQKHICTRDKEVGNLYDMFHTRNCLHRRAYQHKIGNIIEIMITEAFQKADKFFKIEGSGGKLYQISTAMEDMEAYTKLTDNIYLEILHSSCPELEEAREILRKIERRQLYKFLGETHPETKREVVKNSDLAESIANSKPEKDPPDVELKAEDFIIDVISMDYGMKEQNPIDNVLFYCKADPSKAVKITKEQVSKLLPMTFAEQIIRVYCKSQDPDVISAAKQYFVQWCIEKDFTKPQVRQLTHRSGCDLFKSF from the exons ATGGGCAGTCCGGGCGCGGCGTGGGGCACGGGTCCCGCCAAGCGCGCGCGGCgcgggggcggccccggggctTCCCCCGACACCGAGGGCTCCGACCCGCGGCGCCCGCGAG AGAGCGGCGGCACCGGGAGCATGAAGCTGGAGCGGCGCGAGCCCCGAGACTG CCTCCCAGACGAGAGACTGAAAGTGCTGGCCTGCCTGAACAAGCTGAGACAGCAGGACGTGGACGTGATGAAG GTTTTTAATGATCCAATTCACGGGCACATTGAGATACATCCCCTTCTTGTCAGGATCATTGACACACCTGAGTTTCAGCGCCTCCGATATATTAAGCAGCTGGGTGGCACTTACTTTGTTTTTCCAGGAGCCTCTCACAACCGGTTTGAACACTCCATAGG GGTGGGCTACCTAGCAGGATGTCTAGTTCGTGAACTGAAGGAGAGGCAGCCAGAATTGAATATAACCCAGCGAGACATCCTCTGTGTAGAAATTGCTGGCCTTTGTCATGATTTGG gtcaTGGGCCATTTTCCCACATGTTTGATGGAAGATTTATCCCACTCACTCGTCCAGATTTGAAGTGGAAG catgaAACTGCTTCTGTTGAAATGTTTGAACACCTGATAGCTTCCAATAAACTGGAAGAAGTCATGAAGTCTTATGGTCTCGTCCTGGAAGAAGATATAGACTTCATCAAGGAGCAAATAGGAGGGCCTATAGATGAGACTGCTTGTGGGGAGTCG TGGCCCTACCGTGGTcggcagaaggagaaaagcttCCTCTATGAGGTAgttgctaacaaaaaaaatggcattgaTGTTGACAAATGGGATTATTTTGCAAG GGATTGCCATCACCTAGGAATCCAGAATAATTTTGATTATAGGCGACTACTTAAATTCATTCGGGTCTGTGAAGTAAAAAACCAGAAGCATATCTGTACCCGCGATAAG gAAGTTGGAAATTTGTATGATATGTTCCACACGCGGAATTGTCTGCACCGGCGAGCATACCAGCATAAGATTGGCAACATCATTGAAATAAT GATTACAGAGGCCTTtcaaaaagcagacaaattttttaaaatagaaggcTCCGGAGGAAAACTGTACCAGATTTCAACAGcgatggaggacatggaggcCTACACCAAACTGACTG ATAATATCTACCTGGAAATTCTGCACTCAAGTTGTCCAGAACTGGAGGAGGCACGAGAAATTTTGCGTAAAATAGAACGTCGTCAGTTATACAAGTTTTTAGGAGAGACTCATCCTGAAACAAAGAGGGAAGTTGTGAAG aataGCGACCTGGCGGAAAGCATCGCTAACTCCAAGCCGGAAAAGGATCCTCCAGATGTGGAACTAAAGGCTGAAGATTTCATAATTGAT GTTATCAGTATGGATTATGGCATGAAAGAACAGAATCCCATTGATAATGTTCTCTTCTACTGCAAGGCTGATCCTTCCAAGGCAGTCAAGATCACTAAAGAACAG gTTTCAAAGCTTTTACCCATGACATTTGCAGAGCAGATTATCCGGGTTTATTGCAAAAGTCAGGATCCAGATgttatttcagctgcaaaacagtattttgttcAGTGGTGCATAGAGAAGGATTTCACCAAACCACAG GTGCGCCAGCTAACCCACAGAAGCGGCTGTGAcctctttaaaagcttttaa
- the SAMHD1 gene encoding deoxynucleoside triphosphate triphosphohydrolase SAMHD1 isoform X1 codes for MGSPGAAWGTGPAKRARRGGGPGASPDTEGSDPRRPRESGGTGSMKLERREPRDCLPDERLKVLACLNKLRQQDVDVMKVFNDPIHGHIEIHPLLVRIIDTPEFQRLRYIKQLGGTYFVFPGASHNRFEHSIGVGYLAGCLVRELKERQPELNITQRDILCVEIAGLCHDLGHGPFSHMFDGRFIPLTRPDLKWKHETASVEMFEHLIASNKLEEVMKSYGLVLEEDIDFIKEQIGGPIDETACGESWPYRGRQKEKSFLYEVVANKKNGIDVDKWDYFARDCHHLGIQNNFDYRRLLKFIRVCEVKNQKHICTRDKEVGNLYDMFHTRNCLHRRAYQHKIGNIIEIMITEAFQKADKFFKIEGSGGKLYQISTAMEDMEAYTKLTDNIYLEILHSSCPELEEAREILRKIERRQLYKFLGETHPETKREVVKNSDLAESIANSKPEKDPPDVELKAEDFIIDVISMDYGMKEQNPIDNVLFYCKADPSKAVKITKEQVSKLLPMTFAEQIIRVYCKSQDPDVISAAKQYFVQWCIEKDFTKPQDGDVVAPHLTPMKKSWNNTRDDEQRRASEPSCKQRLPFDK; via the exons ATGGGCAGTCCGGGCGCGGCGTGGGGCACGGGTCCCGCCAAGCGCGCGCGGCgcgggggcggccccggggctTCCCCCGACACCGAGGGCTCCGACCCGCGGCGCCCGCGAG AGAGCGGCGGCACCGGGAGCATGAAGCTGGAGCGGCGCGAGCCCCGAGACTG CCTCCCAGACGAGAGACTGAAAGTGCTGGCCTGCCTGAACAAGCTGAGACAGCAGGACGTGGACGTGATGAAG GTTTTTAATGATCCAATTCACGGGCACATTGAGATACATCCCCTTCTTGTCAGGATCATTGACACACCTGAGTTTCAGCGCCTCCGATATATTAAGCAGCTGGGTGGCACTTACTTTGTTTTTCCAGGAGCCTCTCACAACCGGTTTGAACACTCCATAGG GGTGGGCTACCTAGCAGGATGTCTAGTTCGTGAACTGAAGGAGAGGCAGCCAGAATTGAATATAACCCAGCGAGACATCCTCTGTGTAGAAATTGCTGGCCTTTGTCATGATTTGG gtcaTGGGCCATTTTCCCACATGTTTGATGGAAGATTTATCCCACTCACTCGTCCAGATTTGAAGTGGAAG catgaAACTGCTTCTGTTGAAATGTTTGAACACCTGATAGCTTCCAATAAACTGGAAGAAGTCATGAAGTCTTATGGTCTCGTCCTGGAAGAAGATATAGACTTCATCAAGGAGCAAATAGGAGGGCCTATAGATGAGACTGCTTGTGGGGAGTCG TGGCCCTACCGTGGTcggcagaaggagaaaagcttCCTCTATGAGGTAgttgctaacaaaaaaaatggcattgaTGTTGACAAATGGGATTATTTTGCAAG GGATTGCCATCACCTAGGAATCCAGAATAATTTTGATTATAGGCGACTACTTAAATTCATTCGGGTCTGTGAAGTAAAAAACCAGAAGCATATCTGTACCCGCGATAAG gAAGTTGGAAATTTGTATGATATGTTCCACACGCGGAATTGTCTGCACCGGCGAGCATACCAGCATAAGATTGGCAACATCATTGAAATAAT GATTACAGAGGCCTTtcaaaaagcagacaaattttttaaaatagaaggcTCCGGAGGAAAACTGTACCAGATTTCAACAGcgatggaggacatggaggcCTACACCAAACTGACTG ATAATATCTACCTGGAAATTCTGCACTCAAGTTGTCCAGAACTGGAGGAGGCACGAGAAATTTTGCGTAAAATAGAACGTCGTCAGTTATACAAGTTTTTAGGAGAGACTCATCCTGAAACAAAGAGGGAAGTTGTGAAG aataGCGACCTGGCGGAAAGCATCGCTAACTCCAAGCCGGAAAAGGATCCTCCAGATGTGGAACTAAAGGCTGAAGATTTCATAATTGAT GTTATCAGTATGGATTATGGCATGAAAGAACAGAATCCCATTGATAATGTTCTCTTCTACTGCAAGGCTGATCCTTCCAAGGCAGTCAAGATCACTAAAGAACAG gTTTCAAAGCTTTTACCCATGACATTTGCAGAGCAGATTATCCGGGTTTATTGCAAAAGTCAGGATCCAGATgttatttcagctgcaaaacagtattttgttcAGTGGTGCATAGAGAAGGATTTCACCAAACCACAG GATGGTGATGTGGTTGCCCCTCATCTAACTCCaatgaagaaaagctggaaTAACACAAGAGATGATGAACAAAGAAGAGCTTCCGAACCCAGCTGCAAACAAAGGCTTCCTTTTGATAAGTAA
- the SAMHD1 gene encoding deoxynucleoside triphosphate triphosphohydrolase SAMHD1 isoform X3, with protein MGSPGAAWGTGPAKRARRGGGPGASPDTEGSDPRRPRESGGTGSMKLERREPRDCLPDERLKVLACLNKLRQQDVDVMKVFNDPIHGHIEIHPLLVRIIDTPEFQRLRYIKQLGGTYFVFPGASHNRFEHSIGVGYLAGCLVRELKERQPELNITQRDILCVEIAGLCHDLGHGPFSHMFDGRFIPLTRPDLKWKHETASVEMFEHLIASNKLEEVMKSYGLVLEEDIDFIKEQIGGPIDETACGESWPYRGRQKEKSFLYEVVANKKNGIDVDKWDYFARDCHHLGIQNNFDYRRLLKFIRVCEVKNQKHICTRDKEVGNLYDMFHTRNCLHRRAYQHKIGNIIEIMITEAFQKADKFFKIEGSGGKLYQISTAMEDMEAYTKLTDNIYLEILHSSCPELEEAREILRKIERRQLYKFLGETHPETKREVVKNSDLAESIANSKPEKDPPDVELKAEDFIIDVISMDYGMKEQNPIDNVLFYCKADPSKAVKITKEQVSKLLPMTFAEQIIRVYCKSQDPDVISAAKQYFVQWCIEKDFTKPQLSGHTSFQL; from the exons ATGGGCAGTCCGGGCGCGGCGTGGGGCACGGGTCCCGCCAAGCGCGCGCGGCgcgggggcggccccggggctTCCCCCGACACCGAGGGCTCCGACCCGCGGCGCCCGCGAG AGAGCGGCGGCACCGGGAGCATGAAGCTGGAGCGGCGCGAGCCCCGAGACTG CCTCCCAGACGAGAGACTGAAAGTGCTGGCCTGCCTGAACAAGCTGAGACAGCAGGACGTGGACGTGATGAAG GTTTTTAATGATCCAATTCACGGGCACATTGAGATACATCCCCTTCTTGTCAGGATCATTGACACACCTGAGTTTCAGCGCCTCCGATATATTAAGCAGCTGGGTGGCACTTACTTTGTTTTTCCAGGAGCCTCTCACAACCGGTTTGAACACTCCATAGG GGTGGGCTACCTAGCAGGATGTCTAGTTCGTGAACTGAAGGAGAGGCAGCCAGAATTGAATATAACCCAGCGAGACATCCTCTGTGTAGAAATTGCTGGCCTTTGTCATGATTTGG gtcaTGGGCCATTTTCCCACATGTTTGATGGAAGATTTATCCCACTCACTCGTCCAGATTTGAAGTGGAAG catgaAACTGCTTCTGTTGAAATGTTTGAACACCTGATAGCTTCCAATAAACTGGAAGAAGTCATGAAGTCTTATGGTCTCGTCCTGGAAGAAGATATAGACTTCATCAAGGAGCAAATAGGAGGGCCTATAGATGAGACTGCTTGTGGGGAGTCG TGGCCCTACCGTGGTcggcagaaggagaaaagcttCCTCTATGAGGTAgttgctaacaaaaaaaatggcattgaTGTTGACAAATGGGATTATTTTGCAAG GGATTGCCATCACCTAGGAATCCAGAATAATTTTGATTATAGGCGACTACTTAAATTCATTCGGGTCTGTGAAGTAAAAAACCAGAAGCATATCTGTACCCGCGATAAG gAAGTTGGAAATTTGTATGATATGTTCCACACGCGGAATTGTCTGCACCGGCGAGCATACCAGCATAAGATTGGCAACATCATTGAAATAAT GATTACAGAGGCCTTtcaaaaagcagacaaattttttaaaatagaaggcTCCGGAGGAAAACTGTACCAGATTTCAACAGcgatggaggacatggaggcCTACACCAAACTGACTG ATAATATCTACCTGGAAATTCTGCACTCAAGTTGTCCAGAACTGGAGGAGGCACGAGAAATTTTGCGTAAAATAGAACGTCGTCAGTTATACAAGTTTTTAGGAGAGACTCATCCTGAAACAAAGAGGGAAGTTGTGAAG aataGCGACCTGGCGGAAAGCATCGCTAACTCCAAGCCGGAAAAGGATCCTCCAGATGTGGAACTAAAGGCTGAAGATTTCATAATTGAT GTTATCAGTATGGATTATGGCATGAAAGAACAGAATCCCATTGATAATGTTCTCTTCTACTGCAAGGCTGATCCTTCCAAGGCAGTCAAGATCACTAAAGAACAG gTTTCAAAGCTTTTACCCATGACATTTGCAGAGCAGATTATCCGGGTTTATTGCAAAAGTCAGGATCCAGATgttatttcagctgcaaaacagtattttgttcAGTGGTGCATAGAGAAGGATTTCACCAAACCACAG CTCTCAGGACATACAAGTTTCCAGCtgtga
- the SAMHD1 gene encoding deoxynucleoside triphosphate triphosphohydrolase SAMHD1 isoform X4, with translation MQPCWSEVSGAKQHISLPDERLKVLACLNKLRQQDVDVMKVFNDPIHGHIEIHPLLVRIIDTPEFQRLRYIKQLGGTYFVFPGASHNRFEHSIGVGYLAGCLVRELKERQPELNITQRDILCVEIAGLCHDLGHGPFSHMFDGRFIPLTRPDLKWKHETASVEMFEHLIASNKLEEVMKSYGLVLEEDIDFIKEQIGGPIDETACGESWPYRGRQKEKSFLYEVVANKKNGIDVDKWDYFARDCHHLGIQNNFDYRRLLKFIRVCEVKNQKHICTRDKEVGNLYDMFHTRNCLHRRAYQHKIGNIIEIMITEAFQKADKFFKIEGSGGKLYQISTAMEDMEAYTKLTDNIYLEILHSSCPELEEAREILRKIERRQLYKFLGETHPETKREVVKNSDLAESIANSKPEKDPPDVELKAEDFIIDVISMDYGMKEQNPIDNVLFYCKADPSKAVKITKEQVSKLLPMTFAEQIIRVYCKSQDPDVISAAKQYFVQWCIEKDFTKPQDGDVVAPHLTPMKKSWNNTRDDEQRRASEPSCKQRLPFDK, from the exons ATGCAGCCCTGCTGGAGTGAGGTTTCTGGAGCAAAGCAGCACATTAG CCTCCCAGACGAGAGACTGAAAGTGCTGGCCTGCCTGAACAAGCTGAGACAGCAGGACGTGGACGTGATGAAG GTTTTTAATGATCCAATTCACGGGCACATTGAGATACATCCCCTTCTTGTCAGGATCATTGACACACCTGAGTTTCAGCGCCTCCGATATATTAAGCAGCTGGGTGGCACTTACTTTGTTTTTCCAGGAGCCTCTCACAACCGGTTTGAACACTCCATAGG GGTGGGCTACCTAGCAGGATGTCTAGTTCGTGAACTGAAGGAGAGGCAGCCAGAATTGAATATAACCCAGCGAGACATCCTCTGTGTAGAAATTGCTGGCCTTTGTCATGATTTGG gtcaTGGGCCATTTTCCCACATGTTTGATGGAAGATTTATCCCACTCACTCGTCCAGATTTGAAGTGGAAG catgaAACTGCTTCTGTTGAAATGTTTGAACACCTGATAGCTTCCAATAAACTGGAAGAAGTCATGAAGTCTTATGGTCTCGTCCTGGAAGAAGATATAGACTTCATCAAGGAGCAAATAGGAGGGCCTATAGATGAGACTGCTTGTGGGGAGTCG TGGCCCTACCGTGGTcggcagaaggagaaaagcttCCTCTATGAGGTAgttgctaacaaaaaaaatggcattgaTGTTGACAAATGGGATTATTTTGCAAG GGATTGCCATCACCTAGGAATCCAGAATAATTTTGATTATAGGCGACTACTTAAATTCATTCGGGTCTGTGAAGTAAAAAACCAGAAGCATATCTGTACCCGCGATAAG gAAGTTGGAAATTTGTATGATATGTTCCACACGCGGAATTGTCTGCACCGGCGAGCATACCAGCATAAGATTGGCAACATCATTGAAATAAT GATTACAGAGGCCTTtcaaaaagcagacaaattttttaaaatagaaggcTCCGGAGGAAAACTGTACCAGATTTCAACAGcgatggaggacatggaggcCTACACCAAACTGACTG ATAATATCTACCTGGAAATTCTGCACTCAAGTTGTCCAGAACTGGAGGAGGCACGAGAAATTTTGCGTAAAATAGAACGTCGTCAGTTATACAAGTTTTTAGGAGAGACTCATCCTGAAACAAAGAGGGAAGTTGTGAAG aataGCGACCTGGCGGAAAGCATCGCTAACTCCAAGCCGGAAAAGGATCCTCCAGATGTGGAACTAAAGGCTGAAGATTTCATAATTGAT GTTATCAGTATGGATTATGGCATGAAAGAACAGAATCCCATTGATAATGTTCTCTTCTACTGCAAGGCTGATCCTTCCAAGGCAGTCAAGATCACTAAAGAACAG gTTTCAAAGCTTTTACCCATGACATTTGCAGAGCAGATTATCCGGGTTTATTGCAAAAGTCAGGATCCAGATgttatttcagctgcaaaacagtattttgttcAGTGGTGCATAGAGAAGGATTTCACCAAACCACAG GATGGTGATGTGGTTGCCCCTCATCTAACTCCaatgaagaaaagctggaaTAACACAAGAGATGATGAACAAAGAAGAGCTTCCGAACCCAGCTGCAAACAAAGGCTTCCTTTTGATAAGTAA